From the genome of Flavobacterium luteolum, one region includes:
- a CDS encoding beta-ketoacyl-[acyl-carrier-protein] synthase family protein: protein MNRRVVITGMGIYSCIGTSLDEVKNSLYEGKSGIQFDSERKEFGFQSALTGMVPKADLKNLLTRRQRMSIGEETEYAYMATIEALKNANIDDAFFDEHEVGIMYGNDSVSKAIIDATDIVREKKDTALIGSGAIFKSMNSTVTMNLSTIFKLRGINLTVSAACASGSHSIGLAYFLIKSGFQDIVITGGAQEINKYAMSSFDGLGVFSNREGDPTKASRPFDIGRDGLIPSGGGATLILESYESAIARGANIIAEIGGYGFSSNGGHISTPNVEGPATAMKRALDDAKLEASDIEYINAHATSTPVGDANEAKAIFEVFGEKNPPVSSTKSMTGHECWMAGASEIIYSILMMQHDFIAPNINLETPDEDASKLNLVKTTLNKKFDIFLSNSFGFGGTNSALVVKKFKLNNE, encoded by the coding sequence ATGAATAGACGAGTTGTAATTACTGGAATGGGAATTTATTCTTGTATCGGAACTTCTTTAGACGAAGTAAAAAATTCGTTATACGAAGGAAAATCTGGTATTCAGTTTGATTCTGAACGTAAAGAATTTGGTTTCCAGTCGGCCTTAACAGGGATGGTTCCGAAAGCCGATCTTAAAAATTTATTGACGCGAAGACAACGTATGAGCATCGGTGAAGAAACCGAGTATGCTTATATGGCTACTATAGAAGCATTAAAAAATGCTAACATTGATGATGCCTTTTTTGATGAACACGAAGTAGGCATTATGTACGGAAACGACAGCGTTTCTAAAGCTATCATTGACGCGACAGATATTGTACGCGAGAAAAAAGACACTGCACTTATTGGTTCTGGTGCTATTTTTAAGTCGATGAATTCTACGGTAACGATGAATCTTTCTACGATTTTTAAACTGCGCGGAATCAATCTTACAGTTAGTGCAGCTTGCGCCAGCGGATCTCACTCTATTGGTTTGGCTTATTTTTTAATTAAAAGCGGTTTCCAAGATATTGTAATTACTGGCGGCGCTCAGGAAATTAATAAATATGCCATGAGCAGTTTTGACGGATTAGGTGTTTTTTCTAACAGAGAAGGCGATCCTACAAAAGCTTCAAGACCTTTTGATATTGGTCGTGACGGTTTAATTCCGAGTGGCGGTGGTGCAACTTTAATTTTAGAAAGTTACGAATCTGCCATTGCGCGTGGTGCCAATATCATTGCAGAAATTGGCGGTTACGGATTTTCATCAAATGGCGGACACATCTCAACACCAAACGTAGAAGGGCCAGCAACAGCAATGAAACGCGCACTTGACGATGCAAAATTAGAAGCTTCAGATATTGAATATATAAATGCTCATGCAACCTCAACACCTGTTGGAGATGCTAATGAAGCCAAAGCTATTTTTGAAGTTTTTGGAGAAAAAAATCCTCCAGTAAGTTCTACAAAATCAATGACTGGCCACGAATGCTGGATGGCTGGAGCCAGCGAAATCATTTATTCTATCTTAATGATGCAGCACGATTTTATCGCGCCAAACATCAATTTGGAAACTCCAGATGAAGATGCGTCAAAATTAAATTTAGTTAAAACTACGTTAAACAAAAAATTTGACATATTTTTGTCCAATTCTTTCGGTTTCGGAGGAACCAACTCTGCGTTGGTGGTTAAAAAGTTTAAATTGAACAATGAATAA
- the fabG gene encoding 3-oxoacyl-ACP reductase FabG — protein sequence MKCVLVTGGSRGIGSAICKKLAVESDYHILINYHSNKTAAEETLQEVQKLGATGEILGFDVSNFENVQNVLTTWQEANPEKLVEAIVNNAGITKDGLFMWMTPEDWNGVMNTSVNGFFNVTQFFIQKMLRNKYGRIVNMVSVSGVKGTAGQTNYSAAKGAIVAATKALAQEVAKRNITVNAVAPGFIRTDMTSELDEKELLKLIPVNRFGEAEEVADLVSFLISKKASYITGEIININGGIYS from the coding sequence ATGAAGTGTGTATTAGTAACAGGCGGTTCGAGAGGAATTGGAAGTGCGATTTGTAAAAAACTAGCCGTAGAATCCGATTATCATATTCTGATTAATTATCATTCGAATAAAACAGCTGCCGAAGAAACATTACAAGAAGTACAAAAATTAGGCGCGACAGGAGAAATCTTAGGTTTTGATGTTTCTAATTTTGAAAACGTACAAAATGTTTTAACTACTTGGCAGGAAGCAAATCCTGAAAAATTGGTTGAGGCAATTGTAAACAATGCCGGAATCACAAAAGACGGTCTTTTTATGTGGATGACACCAGAAGACTGGAATGGCGTTATGAATACAAGCGTAAACGGCTTCTTTAATGTTACACAATTTTTTATTCAAAAAATGTTACGCAACAAATATGGTCGAATCGTAAATATGGTTTCTGTTTCTGGAGTAAAAGGAACTGCAGGACAAACCAATTATTCGGCTGCAAAAGGCGCAATTGTAGCAGCGACCAAAGCTTTGGCTCAAGAAGTTGCCAAAAGAAATATTACTGTAAATGCTGTCGCTCCAGGTTTCATTAGAACTGACATGACGAGCGAATTGGACGAAAAAGAATTACTAAAACTTATTCCGGTTAACCGTTTTGGCGAAGCCGAAGAAGTAGCAGATTTGGTAAGCTTTTTGATTTCTAAAAAAGCAAGCTATATTACAGGAGAAATTATCAATATTAACGGCGGAATATATTCTTAA
- a CDS encoding WG repeat-containing protein, with translation MKKSLVFLLLSCIQFVNSQELALVKKNSKIGYISKDGSFKIEPQYKSAKSFSEGLAAVENGGKWGFIDTKGTWIIPADFKDAKDFNSGIAVVQKEKDWVYINTKGEVQKGPTTDKVFDFNDGVAFFRQNNKVGLINNKMTVVLEPKYDQIKPFENGYARVELNKNWGIIDTNGKELVEPVYAEVGNYFKGTTWARKDKTFGLVNSGKFIPVDGAEKIWDFEIQDLTFAKKNGKIGYIDLKGNWAILPIYDKGKAFSKNLAPVLVGKKWGFINPEGKFVIEPTYSDAEVFSTNGLAPVKESNWGFINESGKLVIPTQYGITANAIIAMFVQQDKGFIDGVARVKNEGKWGFLKPDGTVLANQWFENAELFSKSAEKPQPAVTPAEKPKEETKAPTAKKTAAKPAPKKKK, from the coding sequence ATGAAAAAGTCTCTTGTTTTTTTATTGCTAAGCTGCATTCAATTTGTTAATAGTCAAGAATTAGCATTAGTTAAGAAAAATTCTAAAATTGGATATATCTCTAAGGATGGATCTTTCAAAATCGAACCTCAATATAAATCTGCTAAAAGTTTTTCTGAAGGCTTAGCTGCCGTAGAAAATGGCGGAAAATGGGGATTTATCGATACCAAAGGAACTTGGATAATTCCAGCCGATTTTAAAGATGCTAAAGATTTTAACAGCGGAATCGCAGTTGTACAAAAAGAAAAAGACTGGGTTTATATTAATACAAAAGGAGAAGTTCAAAAAGGACCAACTACGGACAAAGTATTTGATTTTAATGACGGAGTTGCTTTCTTCAGACAAAACAATAAAGTGGGATTAATCAACAACAAAATGACTGTTGTTTTAGAACCAAAATACGATCAGATCAAACCTTTTGAAAATGGTTACGCGAGAGTGGAACTGAACAAAAACTGGGGAATTATTGATACTAACGGAAAAGAATTGGTTGAACCAGTTTATGCCGAAGTTGGAAATTATTTTAAAGGAACAACTTGGGCAAGAAAAGATAAAACTTTCGGATTGGTAAACAGCGGAAAATTTATTCCGGTTGACGGAGCCGAAAAAATCTGGGATTTTGAAATTCAGGATTTAACTTTTGCCAAAAAGAACGGAAAAATTGGTTACATCGATTTAAAAGGAAATTGGGCAATTCTTCCTATTTATGATAAAGGAAAAGCGTTTTCGAAAAATCTAGCTCCTGTTTTAGTTGGAAAAAAATGGGGATTTATTAATCCAGAAGGAAAATTTGTGATTGAACCAACATACAGTGATGCAGAAGTTTTTAGTACAAACGGTTTGGCTCCTGTAAAAGAAAGCAATTGGGGATTTATAAATGAATCTGGAAAACTGGTTATTCCAACTCAATATGGCATTACTGCAAATGCCATAATTGCAATGTTTGTACAACAAGATAAAGGTTTTATTGATGGCGTTGCACGAGTAAAAAACGAAGGAAAATGGGGATTTCTAAAACCTGACGGAACTGTATTAGCCAACCAATGGTTTGAAAATGCCGAACTGTTTTCTAAAAGTGCAGAAAAACCTCAGCCAGCTGTAACTCCTGCCGAAAAACCAAAAGAGGAAACCAAAGCGCCAACTGCAAAAAAAACAGCTGCAAAACCAGCACCGAAAAAAAAGAAATAA
- a CDS encoding HAL/PAL/TAL family ammonia-lyase — MNTINEYLSLAEFEAIIFGKSKVAISDVVLNRVNESFNFLKEFSGNKVIYGVNTGFGPMAQYRIKESDQIQLQYNLIRSHSSGTGKPLNAECAKAAILARLNTLSLGNSGVHSSVIHLMAELINRDITPLIFEHGGVGASGDLVQLSHLALVLIGEGEVFYKGERHSTSEVFEIEGLKPIQVEIREGLALINGTSVMTGIGVVNVHYAKKLLDWSLKASCAINELVQAYDDHFSEELNQTKRHKGQQEVAERMRQNLSDSTLIRKREDHLYSGENTEEIFKEKVQEYYSLRCVPQILGPVLETINNVASILEDEFNSANDNPIIDVKNKHVYHGGNFHGDYISLEMDKLKIVITKLTMLAERQLNYLLNSKINEILPPFVNLGTLGFNFGMQGVQFVATSTTAENQMLSNPMYVHSIPNNNDNQDIVSMGTNAAVITSKVIENSFEVLAIELITIVQAIDYLKQKDQISSTTKKWYDDIRNIIPEFKEDQVMYPFVQKVKDYLINS, encoded by the coding sequence ATGAATACAATAAATGAATATCTAAGTTTAGCAGAATTTGAAGCCATAATCTTTGGAAAAAGCAAAGTTGCCATAAGCGATGTGGTTTTAAATCGAGTAAACGAAAGTTTTAATTTCTTAAAAGAATTCTCAGGAAACAAAGTAATATACGGCGTAAATACAGGATTTGGTCCAATGGCTCAATACAGAATTAAAGAGTCAGATCAAATTCAATTGCAATATAATTTAATTAGAAGCCACTCTTCTGGAACTGGAAAACCATTAAATGCAGAGTGCGCAAAAGCAGCAATTTTAGCTCGATTAAATACACTTTCTTTAGGAAATTCAGGAGTTCACTCTTCTGTAATTCATTTAATGGCAGAATTAATCAACAGAGATATTACGCCTTTAATTTTTGAACACGGTGGTGTTGGTGCTAGTGGAGATTTAGTACAATTATCACATTTAGCTTTAGTCTTGATTGGCGAAGGTGAAGTTTTTTATAAAGGCGAAAGACATTCAACTTCAGAAGTTTTCGAAATCGAAGGCTTAAAACCGATTCAAGTAGAAATTAGAGAAGGTTTGGCATTAATCAACGGAACTTCTGTAATGACAGGAATTGGAGTTGTAAATGTTCATTATGCAAAAAAATTATTAGACTGGTCATTAAAAGCTTCTTGTGCAATTAACGAATTGGTTCAAGCTTATGACGATCATTTCTCTGAAGAATTAAACCAAACTAAACGTCATAAAGGACAACAGGAAGTTGCAGAAAGAATGAGACAAAATCTTTCTGACAGTACTTTAATCCGTAAAAGAGAAGATCATTTATATTCTGGCGAAAATACCGAAGAAATCTTCAAAGAAAAAGTTCAGGAATATTATTCATTACGTTGTGTTCCTCAAATTTTAGGACCAGTTTTAGAAACTATAAATAATGTCGCTTCTATTCTGGAAGACGAATTTAACTCGGCAAACGACAACCCAATTATAGACGTAAAAAATAAACACGTTTACCACGGCGGAAATTTCCACGGAGATTATATTTCGCTTGAAATGGATAAACTGAAAATCGTTATTACGAAATTAACGATGCTGGCAGAACGTCAATTGAATTATCTATTGAATTCAAAAATCAACGAAATACTTCCTCCATTTGTAAACTTAGGAACATTAGGATTTAATTTCGGAATGCAGGGAGTTCAGTTCGTAGCGACTTCAACAACGGCAGAAAACCAAATGTTGTCCAACCCAATGTACGTACATAGTATCCCAAACAACAATGATAATCAAGACATTGTAAGTATGGGAACCAATGCTGCGGTTATTACATCAAAAGTAATTGAAAACTCTTTTGAAGTTTTGGCAATCGAATTGATCACAATTGTTCAGGCAATCGATTATTTAAAACAAAAAGATCAAATTTCGTCTACAACAAAAAAATGGTACGACGATATCAGAAATATAATTCCAGAATTTAAGGAGGACCAAGTGATGTATCCTTTTGTTCAAAAAGTAAAAGATTATTTGATAAACAGTTAA
- a CDS encoding NAD(P)/FAD-dependent oxidoreductase has protein sequence MTKEFVDVLVIGAGPSGCVSASYLYKNNVKVKVVEKTKFPRLVVGESLIPRVMDHFAEAELFDALDAMNFEKKLGARFIRGEEICNFDFSVKFGEGWDWTWQVPRADFDNTMAQEIVRKGIDLEFETEVLEVSFEGKNSKTIVKDKDGNLKEIHAKFIIDSSGYGRVLPRLLDLDTPSKLDPHSSIFTHVKDINREEGVEGTQISFDILETQVWLWVIPFSNGNTSLGVVGPTDFINSLSENKDNAEALRNAIQKSDYYIKRFAGTEFLFEPVKLENYSRAVKRMYGDGFALTGNSSEFLDPVFSSGVAFATESGMLAAKLYLKESKGIPVDWEVEFTQYMKRGIAVFTTYVQEWYTGNLQTLFFHQPENPEVKEKICAVLAGYVWNEENSFVKKHDHVIANMAYLLNMQKEQSPE, from the coding sequence ATGACAAAGGAGTTTGTTGATGTTTTAGTGATTGGTGCAGGACCATCTGGATGTGTTTCGGCATCTTATCTTTATAAAAACAACGTAAAGGTTAAGGTTGTAGAAAAAACGAAGTTTCCGAGACTTGTAGTAGGCGAAAGCCTTATTCCGCGTGTAATGGATCATTTTGCTGAAGCAGAATTGTTTGACGCTCTTGATGCAATGAACTTCGAAAAGAAATTAGGAGCTCGTTTTATCAGAGGAGAAGAAATCTGCAATTTTGATTTTAGCGTAAAGTTTGGCGAAGGCTGGGATTGGACTTGGCAAGTTCCAAGAGCAGATTTTGACAATACAATGGCCCAGGAAATTGTTAGAAAAGGAATTGATCTGGAATTTGAAACTGAAGTTTTGGAAGTTTCTTTTGAAGGGAAAAATTCAAAAACTATCGTAAAAGACAAAGACGGAAACCTAAAAGAAATTCACGCTAAATTTATTATCGACTCTAGCGGCTACGGACGCGTTTTGCCGAGGCTTTTAGATTTGGATACTCCGTCTAAATTAGATCCGCATTCTTCGATTTTTACACATGTTAAAGATATTAATAGAGAAGAAGGAGTTGAGGGAACTCAAATTTCATTTGATATTCTGGAAACTCAAGTTTGGCTATGGGTAATTCCGTTTTCTAACGGAAATACAAGTTTAGGCGTTGTTGGTCCGACCGATTTTATCAATTCTCTTTCTGAAAATAAAGATAATGCTGAGGCTTTGCGAAATGCCATTCAGAAATCGGATTATTATATTAAAAGATTTGCTGGAACAGAGTTTTTGTTTGAACCAGTTAAATTAGAAAATTACTCAAGAGCCGTAAAAAGAATGTATGGCGATGGTTTCGCTTTAACAGGAAACAGTTCTGAATTCTTAGATCCAGTTTTCTCTTCAGGTGTAGCTTTTGCAACCGAATCTGGAATGCTGGCCGCAAAATTATACTTAAAAGAATCAAAAGGAATTCCTGTTGATTGGGAAGTGGAATTCACGCAATACATGAAACGTGGAATTGCTGTTTTTACTACTTATGTTCAAGAATGGTATACAGGAAATTTACAGACGCTGTTTTTCCACCAGCCAGAGAATCCAGAAGTAAAAGAAAAAATATGTGCCGTTTTAGCAGGTTATGTTTGGAACGAAGAAAATTCGTTTGTCAAAAAACATGATCACGTAATTGCTAATATGGCGTATTTACTAAATATGCAAAAAGAACAAAGCCCTGAATAA
- a CDS encoding L-rhamnose mutarotase — translation MATQKFYLALDLKDDADLIAEYKELHENVWPEIKKSIQDSGIEVLDIYCTGNRLFMIIEADADFTFEKKDKADAENEKVQEWETLMWKFQQALPWAKPGQKWILMDKIFGL, via the coding sequence ATGGCAACTCAAAAATTCTATCTGGCTTTAGACTTAAAAGATGATGCAGATTTAATTGCAGAATATAAAGAACTACACGAAAATGTTTGGCCAGAAATTAAAAAAAGCATTCAAGATTCTGGAATTGAAGTTCTAGACATTTACTGCACAGGAAACCGATTGTTCATGATCATCGAAGCAGATGCAGATTTTACTTTCGAAAAGAAAGACAAAGCCGATGCCGAAAATGAAAAAGTTCAAGAATGGGAAACTTTAATGTGGAAATTCCAACAAGCTTTACCATGGGCAAAACCAGGACAAAAATGGATTTTAATGGATAAGATTTTTGGATTGTAA
- a CDS encoding fumarylacetoacetate hydrolase family protein yields the protein MKLIRFGEEGKEKPGVLLNDKRYDVSSIVTDYNEAFFENDGLAKLEEALKNNPALPEVSDSVRLGSPVARPSKIICIGLNYVDHCEETGAAIPEEPIIFFKSTTSLCGPNDNLIIPKNSEKTDWEVELAFVVGKKASYVSEEDAPNYIAGYCLLNDYSERAFQIERGGQWAKGKGSDTFAPLGPIMATPDEVGDVNNLKMWLTVNGKTFQNSNTSNLIFKIPFLVHYLSQFMTLLPGDVISTGTPPGVGLGIKPDPIYIKAGDVIELGIEGLGTSKQTAVAYQG from the coding sequence ATGAAACTTATTAGATTCGGAGAAGAAGGAAAGGAAAAACCAGGTGTTTTACTAAATGATAAAAGATATGATGTTTCGTCTATCGTTACAGATTACAACGAAGCTTTTTTTGAAAATGACGGTTTAGCGAAATTAGAAGAAGCTTTAAAAAACAATCCAGCATTACCAGAAGTTAGCGATTCAGTTCGTTTAGGTTCACCAGTAGCGCGTCCTTCAAAAATTATCTGCATCGGATTAAATTATGTGGATCACTGCGAAGAAACAGGCGCTGCAATTCCAGAAGAACCAATTATTTTCTTCAAATCTACGACTTCTTTATGCGGACCAAATGACAATTTGATTATTCCAAAAAACAGCGAAAAAACAGACTGGGAAGTAGAATTAGCTTTTGTTGTAGGTAAAAAAGCAAGCTACGTTTCTGAAGAAGATGCGCCAAACTACATTGCAGGATATTGCCTTTTGAATGATTATAGTGAAAGAGCATTCCAAATCGAGCGCGGCGGACAATGGGCAAAAGGAAAAGGTTCTGATACCTTCGCTCCTCTTGGACCAATTATGGCAACTCCAGACGAAGTTGGCGATGTAAATAACTTAAAGATGTGGTTGACTGTAAATGGAAAAACGTTCCAAAACAGTAATACTTCAAACTTGATTTTTAAAATTCCATTTTTAGTACATTATTTAAGCCAATTTATGACCTTGCTTCCAGGCGATGTTATTAGTACAGGAACGCCTCCAGGAGTTGGTTTGGGAATTAAACCAGATCCTATTTACATTAAAGCGGGTGACGTAATCGAATTAGGAATTGAAGGTTTAGGTACAAGCAAACAAACTGCTGTAGCTTACCAAGGATAA
- a CDS encoding SDR family NAD(P)-dependent oxidoreductase — translation MFSLQNKKAIITGGGSGIGRAISVLFAKQGAEVHILELTEESAKETVEEIKSNGGNVFAHACDVSNHEQVTSTFQKIGNINILVNNAGIAHVGKVDTTSESDFDRIMNVNVKGVYNCLHASIPALRNSGGGVILNLASIACWVGIPDRFAYSTAKGAVMAMTLSVAKDYLNDKIRCNSISPARVHTPFVDGFIAKNYPGKEEEIFEKLSQSQPIGRMGKPDEIATLALFLCSDESSFITGSDYPIDGGFIKLNN, via the coding sequence ATGTTTTCATTACAAAATAAAAAAGCAATTATCACTGGCGGAGGAAGCGGAATTGGAAGAGCGATTTCGGTATTATTTGCTAAACAAGGAGCTGAAGTTCATATTCTAGAATTGACGGAAGAAAGCGCAAAAGAAACGGTTGAAGAAATTAAATCAAATGGCGGAAATGTTTTTGCTCACGCTTGCGACGTTTCAAACCACGAACAAGTAACTTCAACTTTTCAAAAAATCGGAAATATCAATATTCTAGTAAACAACGCGGGGATTGCTCACGTTGGAAAAGTAGACACAACTTCAGAATCTGATTTTGACAGAATTATGAATGTAAACGTAAAAGGGGTTTACAACTGTCTTCATGCTTCAATTCCGGCGCTGAGAAATTCTGGCGGAGGTGTAATTTTGAACTTAGCTTCAATCGCTTGCTGGGTTGGAATTCCTGATCGTTTTGCATATTCTACAGCAAAAGGAGCGGTTATGGCCATGACTTTATCGGTTGCAAAAGATTATTTGAATGATAAAATCAGATGTAACTCTATTTCTCCTGCGAGAGTTCACACGCCTTTCGTAGACGGATTTATCGCTAAAAATTATCCTGGAAAAGAAGAAGAGATTTTCGAAAAACTATCACAATCACAGCCAATCGGACGTATGGGAAAACCAGACGAAATCGCAACTTTAGCGTTATTCTTATGTAGTGATGAATCTTCTTTCATCACAGGTTCAGATTACCCAATTGATGGTGGATTTATTAAATTAAACAACTAA
- a CDS encoding UxaA family hydrolase, translating into MSENNTKKLVVKLHPDDNVLVALSDLQKGETIHFENKTYVLQDLIKAKHKFYMQDMKQGEEVNMYGVLVGKVQNDVAKGSLMTTENLKHAADPYAYRNASYEWNAPDVSKFENRTFKGYKRKDGRVGTANYWLFIPTVFCENRNLDVIKEALHKQLGYTVTDKYNQFTHELLEGYLNGNDINDINIELNPTPKNKRVFENVDGIKFLNHQGGCGGTRQDASTLSALLASYANHPNVGGITLLSLGCQHLQVQDFVNDVKRQNPDFDKPLFIFEQQQTESEEVLITNAIKKTFEGLIEINKYERTDAPLSDLCIGVKCGGSDGFSGVSANPAVGYTSDLVVALGGKILLAEFPELCGAEQNLIDRCVTEDKAKKFIDLMESYDELAHKVGSGFHMNPSPGNIKDGLITDAIKSAGAAKKGGTSPVVDVLDYTELVTKPGLSLVCTPGNDVEATTGKAASGATLILFTTGLGTPTGNPVCPVIKVATNSVLATRMKDIIDIDCGPIISGEKSIEEMGEEILEYCIKAASGEIIPKAVQLNQDDFIPWKRGVSL; encoded by the coding sequence ATGTCTGAGAATAACACAAAAAAACTGGTTGTAAAACTGCATCCAGATGATAATGTATTGGTTGCCTTAAGCGATCTTCAAAAAGGCGAAACCATTCATTTTGAAAACAAAACTTACGTTTTACAAGACCTCATCAAAGCCAAACATAAATTCTACATGCAGGATATGAAGCAGGGAGAAGAAGTAAATATGTATGGTGTTTTGGTTGGGAAAGTGCAAAACGATGTAGCAAAAGGAAGTTTAATGACGACTGAAAACCTTAAACACGCTGCAGATCCGTACGCTTACAGAAACGCTTCTTACGAATGGAATGCACCAGATGTTTCAAAATTCGAAAACAGAACTTTCAAAGGTTACAAAAGAAAAGACGGACGCGTTGGAACTGCTAATTACTGGCTTTTTATCCCGACTGTTTTTTGTGAAAACAGAAATTTAGATGTTATCAAAGAAGCACTTCACAAGCAATTGGGTTATACTGTAACAGACAAATACAACCAATTTACGCACGAATTACTGGAAGGTTATTTGAACGGAAATGACATTAACGATATCAATATTGAATTAAATCCGACGCCAAAAAACAAACGTGTTTTTGAAAATGTAGACGGAATCAAATTCTTAAATCACCAAGGTGGCTGTGGCGGAACTCGTCAAGATGCCTCTACTTTGAGCGCTTTATTGGCTTCTTATGCGAATCATCCAAACGTTGGCGGAATCACGCTTTTAAGTTTAGGATGCCAGCATTTACAAGTTCAGGATTTTGTAAACGATGTAAAAAGACAAAACCCAGATTTCGACAAACCGTTATTTATTTTTGAACAGCAGCAGACAGAAAGCGAAGAAGTTTTGATTACAAATGCTATCAAAAAAACTTTTGAAGGTTTAATCGAAATCAATAAATACGAAAGAACCGATGCGCCTTTAAGCGATTTATGTATTGGCGTAAAATGTGGCGGAAGCGATGGTTTCAGTGGCGTTTCTGCAAATCCTGCTGTAGGTTATACTTCTGATTTAGTCGTAGCTTTAGGCGGAAAAATTCTTTTGGCTGAATTTCCAGAATTATGTGGTGCAGAGCAAAATTTAATTGACAGATGTGTCACAGAAGATAAAGCGAAAAAATTCATAGATTTAATGGAGTCTTATGATGAACTGGCGCATAAAGTGGGTTCTGGTTTTCATATGAATCCTTCTCCGGGAAATATCAAAGACGGATTAATTACCGATGCTATCAAAAGTGCTGGAGCAGCCAAAAAGGGCGGAACTTCTCCTGTTGTTGATGTTTTAGATTATACCGAATTGGTTACAAAACCAGGTTTAAGTTTGGTTTGTACGCCAGGAAATGACGTTGAAGCAACAACTGGAAAAGCGGCTTCTGGAGCAACTTTAATTTTGTTTACAACTGGATTGGGAACTCCAACAGGAAACCCAGTTTGTCCTGTAATTAAAGTGGCAACAAACTCTGTTTTGGCAACGAGAATGAAAGATATTATAGATATTGACTGCGGACCGATCATTAGCGGAGAAAAATCTATTGAAGAAATGGGCGAGGAAATTTTAGAATACTGCATCAAAGCGGCAAGCGGCGAAATTATTCCGAAAGCAGTTCAATTAAACCAAGACGATTTTATTCCGTGGAAACGCGGCGTATCTTTGTAA